A genomic segment from Candidatus Omnitrophota bacterium encodes:
- a CDS encoding (d)CMP kinase gives MRLFKNNKAVAIDGPAGSGKSTVSRLVAEKLGYVYIDTGAMYRALTLKVMRQNVDLDDEDEIIRFSSCLDFDLVPVRDDDKSSIRVIMDGEDISEQIRKMEVTVNVKHICKIPEVRENLVALQRRMASDINGTVMEGRDIGTVVLPNAKYKFYLDASFEERIQRRLAEMRAKGHPITRAEVADDLKQRDHTDKTRKVGPLKKAKDAVFIDTTDLSIEQVVDRIAQQVRKK, from the coding sequence ATGAGATTGTTCAAGAATAACAAGGCTGTTGCTATAGACGGCCCCGCAGGCAGCGGCAAGAGCACCGTTTCCAGGCTTGTCGCCGAAAAACTGGGGTATGTCTATATCGATACCGGTGCCATGTACAGGGCGCTGACCCTTAAAGTCATGAGACAGAACGTGGATCTGGATGACGAGGATGAGATAATCAGGTTTTCTTCTTGTCTTGATTTCGATCTTGTGCCCGTCAGGGACGATGATAAAAGCTCCATCCGCGTTATCATGGACGGGGAGGACATCTCCGAGCAGATACGCAAGATGGAGGTCACGGTTAACGTGAAACATATCTGCAAGATACCCGAGGTGAGAGAGAACCTTGTTGCCCTCCAGAGGCGTATGGCCAGCGACATCAACGGTACGGTGATGGAAGGGCGTGATATCGGCACCGTAGTCCTGCCCAACGCAAAATATAAGTTCTACCTGGACGCTTCCTTTGAGGAAAGGATCCAGCGCCGTCTGGCGGAGATGCGCGCAAAGGGCCATCCCATTACCAGGGCGGAGGTCGCCGATGACCTCAAGCAGAGGGACCATACCGACAAGACCCGCAAGGTGGGCCCTTTAAAGAAAGCCAAGGATGCTGTTTTCATCGATACAACGGATCTATCTATCGAACAGGTCGTGGATAGGATCGCTCAACAGGTCAGAAAGAAATAA
- a CDS encoding segregation/condensation protein A: MSYKVKLNIFEGPLDLLLFLIKKDKIDIYDIPISDVTQQYLDYLELMKMLDLEIAGEFLVIAATLIHIKSKMLLPQEENEEGAEEEEDPRDELVRKLLEYKKYKEAASHLQERFEDRKSLFLRRGEGSKAKIVSDDGTEYFEASLFDLITAFRKILTTVPKETFHKVVKNEYTVSDKIHEIYHILAKDPRIYFSALFSRARCKDEVIAIFLAVLELIKMREIFVAQKGPFEEIEIIRNPELVKGAAKGE; the protein is encoded by the coding sequence ATGTCTTACAAGGTGAAACTCAACATATTCGAGGGACCTCTGGACCTCTTGCTTTTCCTGATCAAAAAGGACAAGATAGATATCTATGACATACCGATATCCGACGTCACGCAGCAGTACCTGGATTACCTGGAACTGATGAAAATGCTGGACCTTGAGATCGCCGGTGAATTCCTGGTCATAGCCGCCACTCTTATACACATAAAGAGCAAGATGCTGCTGCCGCAGGAAGAGAATGAAGAAGGGGCCGAAGAAGAAGAGGATCCAAGGGACGAGCTGGTAAGAAAACTTCTGGAGTACAAGAAATACAAGGAAGCCGCTTCCCATCTGCAGGAGAGGTTCGAGGACCGTAAGAGCTTGTTCCTTAGGCGGGGGGAAGGCAGCAAGGCGAAAATCGTCTCCGATGACGGGACCGAGTACTTTGAAGCGAGCCTTTTTGACCTTATTACCGCTTTCAGGAAGATACTGACGACCGTGCCGAAGGAGACGTTCCACAAGGTCGTCAAGAACGAGTATACTGTAAGCGATAAGATACACGAGATATACCACATCCTGGCCAAGGACCCCAGGATATATTTCTCAGCCCTGTTCTCGAGGGCCAGATGCAAGGATGAGGTCATAGCTATCTTCCTTGCAGTGCTTGAGCTTATCAAGATGAGGGAGATCTTCGTGGCACAGAAAGGTCCTTTTGAAGAAATAGAGATAATTAGGAACCCTGAGCTGGTCAAGGGTGCCGCAAAGGGTGAATGA
- the scpB gene encoding SMC-Scp complex subunit ScpB, whose amino-acid sequence MNGSKDQKEVEMENSGKIKNIIEALLIVSEQGLSREELRSAIDIADGKDIDEGVNALKSEYGGPDRAFNIAEIAGRYRIVSKPEFMPWIGNLYQRHVDRLTGPSLETLAIIAYKQPVTRAEVESVRGVNIGGVLQTLLDKELIQVKGRKDVIGRPLVYGTTEQFLEIFGLNSLDDLPVLRDFSEEDLEYGKSQEVVENQEAGEAQESQVEQDGSSDVQEEAIAKEPENEPEKTE is encoded by the coding sequence ATGAACGGATCCAAAGATCAAAAAGAGGTTGAGATGGAAAATAGCGGTAAGATAAAGAATATCATTGAAGCTCTTCTTATCGTTTCCGAGCAGGGGCTCAGCAGGGAAGAACTCAGGTCCGCCATAGATATCGCCGACGGCAAGGACATAGATGAAGGCGTGAACGCCCTAAAAAGCGAATACGGCGGGCCCGACAGGGCTTTCAACATAGCCGAGATAGCTGGACGGTACCGTATAGTATCAAAGCCGGAGTTCATGCCCTGGATAGGCAACCTTTATCAGAGGCATGTGGACAGGTTGACCGGTCCCTCTCTGGAAACTCTGGCGATAATCGCTTACAAACAGCCAGTCACCAGGGCCGAGGTCGAAAGCGTCCGAGGCGTGAATATCGGCGGAGTGCTCCAGACACTGCTTGACAAGGAGCTTATACAGGTCAAGGGCAGGAAAGATGTTATAGGCCGCCCGCTGGTATACGGAACCACCGAGCAATTCCTGGAGATATTCGGGCTGAACTCTCTGGACGACCTGCCGGTATTAAGGGATTTCAGCGAGGAGGACCTTGAGTACGGCAAGTCCCAGGAGGTGGTTGAGAACCAAGAGGCCGGTGAGGCGCAGGAGTCTCAGGTTGAACAGGACGGTTCGTCCGATGTGCAGGAAGAAGCAATAGCAAAGGAGCCGGAGAATGAGCCCGAAAAAACTGAGTGA
- a CDS encoding histidinol-phosphate transaminase: protein MVAGRCVTKKLWREIIRGVPTYKPGKPIEEVRREHALDDVIKLASNENAVSPPPQVIEAIMAAAKNLNRYPDGGCFYLRRALADKFSLSEDNFICGNGSDEIITMALRASVDPGDEVVIADPTFLIYKISSVIAGATVRQVPSKNFKYDLDRMVEAITPRTKIVFIANPDNPTGTYVTEKELSAFLKKVPENVLVFMDEAYYEFGTGGDYPETLGLIEKKDLNIIITRTFSKAYGLAGLRVGYGIANEDVIASLNKVREPFNVNSLAQAAAVASLADEVYPRASIAMVREGKDKLYKKFDEMGIFYVPSRTNFILVDTKRDARKIFEHLLKKGVIIREMSSWGLDTCVRVNVGLPEENDKFLSVFEEAINEIPVK, encoded by the coding sequence ATAGTTGCCGGGAGGTGTGTCACGAAAAAGCTTTGGAGAGAGATAATACGGGGAGTGCCGACCTATAAACCGGGTAAGCCCATAGAGGAGGTAAGGCGCGAACACGCTCTTGATGACGTTATCAAGCTTGCGTCCAACGAGAACGCCGTCAGCCCTCCGCCTCAGGTCATAGAGGCCATTATGGCCGCGGCTAAGAACCTCAACAGATATCCCGACGGCGGATGTTTTTATCTGAGAAGGGCCCTGGCCGATAAATTCTCTCTCAGCGAGGATAACTTCATCTGCGGGAACGGTTCTGACGAGATCATCACCATGGCGTTAAGGGCTTCGGTCGACCCGGGCGATGAGGTAGTGATAGCCGATCCCACTTTCCTGATCTATAAGATCTCTTCGGTGATAGCCGGAGCCACTGTCCGGCAGGTCCCTTCGAAGAACTTCAAATATGATCTTGACCGGATGGTCGAGGCCATTACCCCGAGGACCAAGATAGTATTTATCGCCAATCCCGACAATCCTACCGGCACCTATGTGACCGAAAAAGAGCTGAGCGCTTTTCTGAAAAAAGTGCCCGAGAACGTTCTTGTGTTCATGGATGAAGCCTATTATGAATTCGGCACGGGGGGAGATTATCCGGAAACCCTCGGCCTCATCGAAAAGAAGGACCTGAATATCATCATAACCAGGACGTTTTCAAAAGCATACGGTCTGGCCGGATTGCGCGTGGGTTACGGTATCGCTAACGAGGACGTGATCGCCTCCCTCAACAAGGTCAGGGAGCCTTTCAATGTCAATTCGCTGGCACAGGCCGCGGCCGTGGCTTCCCTGGCGGATGAGGTGTATCCCAGAGCCTCTATCGCCATGGTCCGGGAAGGCAAGGACAAGCTCTATAAAAAGTTCGACGAGATGGGTATATTTTACGTGCCTAGCCGGACGAATTTCATACTTGTAGATACAAAGCGTGACGCCAGGAAGATCTTCGAGCATTTACTGAAAAAAGGCGTGATAATACGTGAGATGTCGTCCTGGGGGCTGGATACCTGCGTAAGGGTCAACGTGGGCCTCCCGGAAGAGAACGATAAATTCCTCAGTGTCTTTGAGGAAGCCATAAATGAAATTCCCGTAAAGTAA
- a CDS encoding ferredoxin: MPKKYDAIRREALEDTARRMCVAARTAPKTKGEDNLIITMLSSGDKKKVISGMKKIAKRDNRPSCARDAGSIKDADQIVVIAAKKTTLGLNCGFCGYPTCKELSGTKGVCAYISMDLGIALGSAVSLAASEHVDNRLMYSIGRAAMETGVLGSKAAQAIGIPLSATGKNPFFDRK; this comes from the coding sequence ATGCCAAAGAAGTATGATGCGATAAGGCGCGAGGCTCTTGAAGATACAGCCCGGCGCATGTGCGTTGCCGCCAGGACCGCTCCCAAGACCAAGGGAGAGGATAACCTCATTATTACCATGCTGAGCTCTGGCGATAAAAAGAAGGTCATTTCCGGCATGAAGAAGATAGCCAAGCGCGATAACCGCCCCAGCTGCGCGCGGGACGCTGGAAGTATAAAAGATGCGGACCAGATCGTGGTCATAGCGGCAAAGAAGACCACCCTCGGGCTTAATTGCGGGTTCTGCGGGTATCCGACCTGCAAGGAGCTTTCCGGGACGAAGGGCGTGTGCGCTTACATATCCATGGATCTGGGTATCGCATTGGGGTCGGCGGTCTCGCTTGCCGCTTCGGAGCATGTGGATAATCGTCTCATGTATTCGATCGGCAGGGCAGCGATGGAGACCGGGGTATTGGGCTCGAAGGCGGCTCAAGCCATAGGGATACCGCTTTCTGCAACGGGAAAAAACCCCTTTTTTGACAGGAAATAG
- the tyrS gene encoding tyrosine--tRNA ligase codes for MKPVDEQIKLIKRGADEIISLEELKKKLSRNKPLIIKAGFDPSAPDIHLGHTVLLRKMRHFQQLGHTVCFLIGDFTGRIGDPSGQSKLRKQLTPEQVKENAKTYKKQIFKILDKDKTQVVFNSKWCAKLGEEGLFDLASRYTVARMLERDDFLNRYKTNAPISILEFLYPLLQGYDSVVMESDVELGGTDQKFNLLVGRGLQKSYGLDPETVVYLKKSIEFFRGMIGRGKKVPYNFESQVILTMPILEGLDGVEKMSKSLNNYVGINEPAEEMFGKIMSISDELMWRYYELLTDIDYKALEKEVKSGRAHPKKVKSSLAEKIASEYHGQKEAKKARSAFEAVFAKGRLPEDMPEFAIGKSEIGLVDLISEVGFSSSKSEARRLISQNAVSIDGEKVTDPAAEISLTKEGAVLKVGKRKFGKVFRA; via the coding sequence ATGAAGCCCGTTGACGAGCAGATCAAGCTTATAAAAAGAGGTGCCGACGAGATAATAAGTCTCGAAGAGCTCAAAAAGAAGCTTTCGAGGAACAAGCCTCTTATAATCAAGGCCGGATTCGATCCCTCCGCGCCGGATATACATCTGGGGCATACTGTGCTGTTGCGTAAAATGCGGCATTTCCAGCAGTTGGGGCACACGGTTTGTTTTCTGATAGGGGATTTTACCGGCAGAATAGGCGATCCTTCCGGCCAGTCCAAGCTAAGAAAACAGCTTACTCCCGAACAGGTCAAGGAGAACGCGAAGACCTATAAAAAACAGATCTTCAAGATACTCGATAAAGATAAGACCCAGGTGGTGTTCAACTCAAAGTGGTGTGCCAAGCTGGGAGAAGAAGGATTGTTCGATCTGGCCAGCAGGTACACTGTCGCGCGAATGCTTGAAAGGGACGATTTTCTCAACAGGTACAAGACCAACGCGCCGATAAGCATTCTTGAATTCTTGTATCCCCTTCTTCAGGGTTATGATTCGGTGGTCATGGAGTCCGACGTTGAGCTCGGCGGCACCGACCAGAAATTCAACCTCCTTGTCGGCAGGGGGCTTCAGAAGAGTTACGGCCTTGATCCGGAGACGGTAGTCTACCTCAAGAAGAGTATCGAGTTTTTCCGCGGCATGATAGGCCGAGGGAAGAAAGTCCCTTATAATTTCGAGTCACAGGTGATCCTGACCATGCCTATCCTGGAAGGCCTTGACGGGGTTGAAAAAATGTCCAAGTCCCTTAATAATTACGTGGGAATAAACGAACCCGCCGAGGAGATGTTCGGTAAGATAATGTCCATCTCAGACGAGCTTATGTGGAGATACTATGAGCTTTTGACGGACATCGACTATAAAGCCCTTGAAAAAGAGGTTAAGTCCGGCCGTGCTCATCCTAAGAAGGTCAAGTCTTCCCTCGCCGAGAAGATCGCATCCGAATATCACGGCCAGAAAGAGGCGAAAAAGGCAAGATCAGCTTTTGAGGCGGTTTTCGCCAAGGGCCGGCTTCCCGAGGATATGCCAGAGTTCGCCATCGGAAAATCCGAGATAGGTCTTGTCGATCTTATAAGCGAGGTCGGCTTTTCCTCTTCGAAGTCCGAGGCAAGAAGGCTCATCTCCCAGAATGCCGTTTCCATAGACGGTGAAAAAGTGACAGATCCGGCAGCCGAAATCTCCCTCACAAAAGAGGGTGCTGTTCTCAAGGTCGGCAAACGCAAGTTTGGCAAGGTTTTCCGGGCTTAA
- the pheA gene encoding prephenate dehydratase — protein sequence MSPKKLSDLRKEIDKLDSRIVELVNRRGRVSRSIGALKKAGKQPLYSPDRESHVYSKVVKESAGPIADESMKAIYAEIMSACLALEHPTRVAYLGPKLTFTNQAALKKFGSSVDYLSCDSISDVFREVEKGNADYGVVPIENSTEGAVNHTLDMFVDSTLLICSEIYLPIRHSLLSKKGEKSSIKKIYSKSEVFGQCRRWIEKNYPKARLCECASTAKAADMVASRKDSACIASELAAKKYELKIIARSIEDSVTNMTRFLIIGKQMSNISGSDKTSIMFSVKDRPGVLHDMLSSFKTKNINLTKIESRPSKMRAWKYYFFVDLEGHCQSPKVRKALTDLEKKCHFVKILGSYPRGDKGFKKKTSK from the coding sequence ATGAGCCCGAAAAAACTGAGTGATCTTAGAAAAGAGATAGATAAATTGGATTCGCGTATCGTGGAGCTCGTTAACAGGAGGGGCAGGGTAAGCCGTTCCATCGGCGCACTCAAAAAGGCCGGTAAACAGCCGCTGTACAGCCCGGACAGGGAAAGTCATGTTTATTCCAAGGTGGTCAAAGAGAGCGCCGGGCCGATCGCGGACGAATCCATGAAGGCCATATACGCCGAGATCATGTCCGCCTGCCTTGCTCTTGAACACCCTACAAGAGTAGCCTATCTCGGTCCAAAACTAACCTTTACCAACCAGGCGGCGCTTAAAAAATTCGGTTCCAGCGTTGATTATCTCTCCTGTGACAGTATTTCCGACGTGTTCAGAGAGGTTGAAAAGGGTAATGCCGACTACGGGGTGGTGCCTATCGAGAATTCCACAGAAGGAGCTGTTAACCACACGCTGGACATGTTCGTGGACTCAACACTTTTGATCTGTTCGGAGATATATCTTCCCATACGGCACAGCCTCCTCAGCAAGAAGGGTGAGAAGAGTTCCATCAAGAAGATCTATTCCAAGTCCGAGGTCTTCGGGCAGTGCCGCAGGTGGATCGAGAAGAATTACCCAAAGGCCAGGCTCTGTGAATGCGCCTCCACCGCCAAGGCCGCCGACATGGTAGCTTCACGGAAGGATTCGGCCTGTATCGCGAGTGAGCTCGCGGCTAAAAAGTACGAACTTAAGATAATAGCAAGGTCCATCGAGGATTCCGTGACCAACATGACGAGGTTCCTCATCATAGGGAAACAGATGAGCAACATATCTGGTTCGGACAAAACCTCCATAATGTTCTCTGTAAAAGACAGGCCGGGTGTTCTTCATGATATGCTCAGTTCTTTCAAGACGAAGAACATAAATCTGACCAAGATAGAGTCCAGACCTTCCAAAATGAGAGCCTGGAAATATTATTTCTTCGTGGATCTGGAAGGGCATTGCCAGTCTCCGAAGGTCAGGAAGGCGCTTACGGACCTGGAGAAAAAATGCCATTTTGTCAAGATACTGGGTTCTTACCCCAGGGGCGACAAGGGCTTTAAAAAAAAGACATCTAAATAG
- a CDS encoding prephenate dehydrogenase/arogenate dehydrogenase family protein, whose translation MTRKFRKIVVIGTGLIGGSICKALMKKQLVEEVVGVCRRESSLERALKERAITRGFVNSYPEALKGAEAVFIATPVHTIKDVFESLADTVDSSDVIVSDVGSTKREIVLAAGKFSDRFSFVGAHPLAGSEKTGVEHSCAELFEDSVCVLTPERSTSADARGKIKMLWQEMGATVVELSPGEHDEYLAYTSHLPHAAAFALVNALEEKIPQQMVSSGFRDTTRIAASDPALWSDIFMTNRDNVLGSIKRYKKMLESIEKALRENDRGQLERLLEEARRKRDEIVQE comes from the coding sequence ATGACCAGGAAATTCAGGAAAATAGTAGTGATAGGTACAGGGCTTATCGGCGGGTCTATCTGTAAGGCTCTTATGAAAAAGCAGCTTGTCGAAGAGGTCGTGGGGGTGTGCCGCAGAGAGTCCTCGCTGGAGAGGGCGCTTAAAGAAAGGGCGATCACCCGCGGGTTCGTCAACAGCTACCCGGAGGCATTGAAGGGGGCCGAAGCGGTCTTTATAGCCACTCCGGTGCATACCATAAAAGACGTCTTTGAGAGCCTTGCCGATACCGTGGATTCATCCGATGTCATTGTCAGCGATGTCGGCAGTACCAAGAGGGAGATAGTCCTTGCTGCCGGGAAATTCAGCGACAGGTTCAGTTTCGTGGGGGCGCATCCCCTTGCCGGTTCCGAGAAGACGGGAGTTGAGCACTCCTGCGCGGAGCTTTTCGAAGATTCCGTCTGTGTTCTAACCCCGGAGAGATCTACCTCTGCGGATGCGAGAGGTAAAATAAAGATGCTCTGGCAAGAGATGGGCGCAACCGTAGTTGAGCTTTCACCCGGAGAACATGATGAATACCTCGCTTATACCAGCCACCTTCCTCATGCGGCGGCCTTTGCGCTGGTTAACGCACTGGAAGAAAAGATCCCTCAACAGATGGTATCGTCCGGGTTCAGGGACACTACCAGGATCGCTGCTTCGGACCCGGCCTTATGGAGCGATATATTCATGACCAACCGGGACAACGTGCTAGGCTCCATAAAGCGCTACAAAAAAATGCTTGAGTCGATAGAAAAAGCTTTGCGGGAGAATGACAGAGGTCAACTTGAGAGGCTGCTTGAAGAGGCCAGGAGAAAAAGAGATGAGATTGTTCAAGAATAA
- a CDS encoding 1-acyl-sn-glycerol-3-phosphate acyltransferase encodes MLFYISRALFTILLKIMLKVRVFGRENLPEPPFIVASNHSSLMDPPLVGHACSKYPVDFMAKQELFDMPLVGFWTRNVRCIPVKRGKNAVRGIKEAIRRLKKGHVVGIFPEGTRSGTGELQQAKTGTGYLMVKSGVQVVPIYVYGTAKAFPTGKPIKMGTRVGAVIGKPIQPEEYLKEAGEEGKDYDKVSTLVMERIGRIKEGLDENLVG; translated from the coding sequence ATGCTGTTTTATATTTCAAGAGCGCTGTTCACGATATTGCTTAAGATAATGCTGAAGGTCCGCGTTTTCGGGCGTGAGAATCTGCCCGAACCGCCTTTCATAGTAGCATCAAACCACTCCAGTTTGATGGACCCTCCTTTAGTGGGCCATGCCTGCAGTAAATATCCGGTGGATTTCATGGCCAAGCAGGAACTTTTTGATATGCCCCTTGTAGGCTTTTGGACCAGGAATGTCCGCTGTATCCCGGTAAAGCGGGGAAAGAACGCAGTAAGAGGTATAAAAGAAGCGATAAGGCGTCTGAAGAAAGGGCATGTTGTTGGCATTTTCCCCGAAGGGACCAGGTCCGGCACCGGCGAGCTTCAGCAGGCTAAAACAGGAACCGGATATTTGATGGTAAAGTCCGGGGTCCAGGTGGTGCCCATTTATGTATATGGCACGGCCAAGGCTTTCCCAACGGGAAAACCCATCAAGATGGGCACCAGGGTAGGGGCGGTCATAGGCAAGCCTATACAACCCGAAGAATACCTCAAAGAGGCCGGGGAGGAAGGAAAGGATTATGATAAGGTATCCACTCTGGTCATGGAAAGGATCGGCCGGATCAAAGAGGGGCTTGATGAGAACCTGGTAGGATGA
- the aroF gene encoding 3-deoxy-7-phosphoheptulonate synthase produces MIIVLKPNATKEQVDHLMDKIQKLGLKPWLSEGVERSIIGVIGEEDVLRVLPLEGVPGVEKVMPILKPFKLASLEYKPKPSKIELGPGVVIGGKKLVVIAGPCSVEDKDMLLSTAESVKASGAVGLRGGAFKPRTSPYSFQGMGEEALKYMNEARKKTGLLVVSELMDPRHVEMFEKYVDVIQIGARNMQNFNLLKEVGKLRKPVLLKRGIASTIKEFLMSAEYILSGGNPNVVLCERGIRTFENFTRFTLDLNAVPALKSLTHLPVVIDPSHGTGRWGLVSSMSYAAIAAGADGLIVEVHPVPEDAFSDGDQSLLPEKFQQMMEKAAKVAKAVGKTI; encoded by the coding sequence ATGATAATTGTTCTTAAGCCCAATGCCACCAAGGAACAGGTGGACCACCTGATGGACAAGATCCAGAAGCTGGGGCTCAAGCCCTGGTTGTCCGAAGGTGTTGAACGTTCCATAATCGGAGTTATCGGCGAAGAGGATGTCTTGAGGGTTCTGCCTCTTGAAGGTGTTCCCGGTGTGGAAAAGGTCATGCCCATACTCAAGCCTTTCAAGCTGGCGTCCCTTGAATATAAACCCAAACCCAGCAAGATCGAGCTGGGCCCAGGGGTGGTAATAGGAGGAAAGAAACTCGTGGTCATAGCCGGACCCTGTTCGGTCGAGGACAAAGATATGCTCCTGTCAACGGCAGAATCGGTCAAAGCCTCCGGAGCGGTCGGTCTGAGGGGCGGCGCGTTCAAGCCCAGGACCAGCCCTTACAGTTTTCAGGGCATGGGCGAAGAAGCTTTGAAGTACATGAACGAGGCCAGGAAGAAAACGGGTCTATTGGTCGTTTCGGAGTTGATGGACCCCCGCCACGTCGAAATGTTCGAGAAATACGTGGATGTTATACAGATAGGCGCAAGGAACATGCAGAATTTCAATCTTCTCAAGGAAGTCGGAAAGCTGCGCAAACCCGTTCTGCTTAAAAGAGGCATAGCCAGCACCATCAAGGAATTCCTCATGAGCGCCGAGTACATACTCTCCGGGGGGAATCCTAACGTGGTTCTCTGCGAAAGGGGCATAAGGACCTTTGAGAACTTTACCAGGTTCACGCTGGACCTTAACGCGGTACCGGCGCTCAAGAGCCTTACGCACCTGCCGGTCGTCATTGACCCCTCCCACGGTACAGGAAGGTGGGGGCTTGTAAGTTCGATGTCGTACGCGGCAATAGCAGCCGGAGCGGACGGTCTTATCGTGGAAGTGCATCCGGTCCCGGAAGATGCTTTCTCGGACGGGGACCAGTCGCTTCTTCCGGAGAAGTTCCAGCAGATGATGGAAAAAGCGGCGAAGGTGGCAAAAGCCGTTGGAAAGACTATTTAA
- the rpsA gene encoding 30S ribosomal protein S1, which yields MVLERENKQPNEELMRLYEESINDVQEGQIIKGKIVQIGEKEILVDVGYKSEGVVYKSEVADADELKVGDELDVMLESKENDMGMVVLSHEKAKRFKGWQNIIENYKEGDEIEGKVYKKVRGGFMVDVGMDAFLPASLSMMQDFGGPDNIVGQKIRFRIVKINIPRKNIVLSRKEIVEEKRQEEKREILEGLNKGDLVKGIVRNITDFGAFIDIGGGITGLLHITDMSWGRISHPTEVVKVGDEVEVKVLDFDKTSVKVSLGLKQKTKNPWDDIEQKYPEGSVVPGKVVNIMPYGVFVELEKGIEGLIHISEFSWSKKFNHPTEKFQLGDTVEAMILKIDKENQKLSLGVKQLEKDPWEGVEERFNVGDQVKGTISAVTDYGAFVELEKGVEGLVHVSDLSWTKRVTHPKDMLTKGEQIDAMILNVDEQNRRIALGVKQLVQDPWDEISKKYQPDTVCEGKVTNITNFGVFVELEDELEGLLHISEINLEPNQRMEDVFNIGDTVKVKIIHIDGVQKKIALSQKGLEGEIKSAEVKAEKKEAEEGSSAAEEPTAGEEHSSAEAEKPQEEPSTEEGPDNASQQDKE from the coding sequence ATGGTATTGGAAAGAGAAAACAAACAACCTAACGAAGAACTGATGAGGCTGTACGAGGAAAGCATCAATGATGTTCAGGAAGGGCAGATCATCAAAGGCAAGATAGTCCAGATCGGCGAGAAGGAGATCCTTGTGGATGTAGGTTACAAATCCGAAGGAGTTGTGTACAAATCCGAGGTAGCCGACGCGGATGAACTGAAGGTCGGTGACGAACTGGATGTTATGCTCGAATCGAAGGAAAACGACATGGGTATGGTCGTGCTTTCCCATGAAAAGGCCAAACGTTTCAAGGGATGGCAGAACATAATAGAGAATTACAAGGAAGGCGATGAGATCGAAGGCAAGGTCTACAAGAAGGTCAGAGGCGGTTTCATGGTGGATGTCGGCATGGATGCCTTCCTGCCGGCCAGTCTTTCGATGATGCAGGACTTTGGCGGTCCCGACAACATAGTGGGGCAGAAGATCAGATTCAGGATAGTCAAGATCAATATTCCCCGCAAGAACATAGTTCTCTCCCGCAAGGAGATCGTTGAAGAAAAACGCCAGGAAGAAAAACGGGAGATATTGGAAGGCCTCAACAAGGGCGACCTTGTCAAGGGCATAGTGCGCAACATAACCGATTTCGGAGCCTTTATAGACATAGGCGGCGGGATAACGGGTCTTTTGCATATCACCGATATGAGCTGGGGCCGGATCAGCCATCCGACTGAGGTCGTCAAGGTAGGTGACGAGGTCGAAGTGAAGGTGCTTGATTTCGACAAGACCAGCGTCAAGGTCTCTCTGGGGCTCAAGCAGAAGACCAAAAATCCATGGGATGATATCGAACAGAAGTATCCCGAGGGTAGCGTTGTTCCCGGAAAGGTCGTTAACATCATGCCCTACGGCGTATTCGTGGAACTGGAAAAGGGGATAGAAGGCTTGATCCATATATCCGAGTTCTCCTGGTCAAAGAAGTTCAATCACCCGACCGAAAAATTCCAACTGGGTGACACCGTGGAAGCGATGATCCTTAAGATAGACAAGGAGAACCAGAAACTCTCTCTCGGCGTAAAACAGCTGGAGAAGGATCCCTGGGAAGGGGTCGAGGAAAGGTTCAATGTCGGAGATCAGGTCAAAGGCACCATCAGCGCGGTTACCGATTACGGCGCGTTCGTTGAACTGGAAAAGGGCGTTGAGGGCCTTGTTCATGTTTCTGATCTTTCCTGGACCAAGAGGGTCACCCATCCCAAGGACATGTTGACCAAGGGAGAACAGATAGATGCGATGATCCTTAACGTGGACGAGCAGAACAGGCGGATAGCTCTCGGTGTCAAGCAGCTCGTACAGGATCCCTGGGACGAGATAAGCAAAAAATACCAGCCTGATACTGTATGCGAAGGCAAGGTCACAAATATCACCAATTTCGGTGTTTTTGTTGAGCTTGAGGACGAACTGGAAGGTCTGCTCCATATTTCAGAGATCAATTTAGAGCCCAACCAGAGAATGGAAGACGTCTTCAACATAGGCGATACCGTCAAGGTTAAGATCATTCACATTGACGGTGTCCAGAAGAAGATAGCTCTAAGTCAGAAAGGTCTGGAGGGAGAGATCAAGTCCGCAGAAGTGAAGGCCGAAAAGAAAGAGGCCGAAGAGGGATCTTCAGCCGCTGAGGAGCCAACTGCAGGCGAGGAACACTCATCAGCTGAAGCTGAAAAACCTCAGGAGGAGCCCAGCACCGAAGAAGGCCCGGATAATGCTTCCCAACAGGACAAAGAGTAG